A genomic window from Silene latifolia isolate original U9 population chromosome Y, ASM4854445v1, whole genome shotgun sequence includes:
- the LOC141627609 gene encoding uncharacterized protein LOC141627609 has translation MYNNLFAFSSIGGNTNASTHKGIYVFKLHGQIYHNVPNLLPNDGKPKYLQLYFYDGQHEALNRTGCFPEVRADIVNTLMQITQTNPYARFFRSLRELPVNENTQILLNRDTVLDQRVYNAPTSDEVAVIWTESSSSSESNTPHITVTAKNNESHRIMHYYGCYDPLQYPLLFPSGECGWVQGLKKLDPESGHAEASSSGSASLDATQTVQSLLEDEMNPNVGTRVILPPTFLGGPRDMKKRYLNSMALVQRYGKPDLFVTMTCNASWPEIKAQLAPGEEAHNRPDLVARVFRAKLLDLKKQIVNKCIFGEVAAYVYVVEFQKRGLPHVHFLIILKDGYKLKCPADYDKFVSAEIPTMDNPSLRKTVLQHMMHGPCGNLNPDCACMKHSKTPGKCKYEYPKTFTPGTTTNVAGYPEYRRRNSSETAVIRKHRLDNRWVIPYNPYLLTLFDCHLNVEVCSTMHAVKYLYKYIYKGHDRISFSVTENDGPKAVDEISQFQSGRWVSPCEAAWRIFGFDLFETHPAVMALQVHLPNMQSIRLRPTDNLADVLADDKRSRTPLTEFFKKSSTEGCPKRLYGEFTEHYRWDTGTKSWIERRNKVIVIGKLVFIAPAEGERYFLRLLLLHIRGPTSFEDLKTVNGYKCATFQEAALRHRLFEHDNAAELCMAEACAVQMPVALRRLFSTLLIFAEPKDPSLLWDTHYESLSEDYRYNYPGQPQKVRQLTARSVEQYLEAMGKSLLAFGLDHLDTCTDNELRRTRDIIDALDAPIPDECTRCKALLNTAQKEAFVTIMDHVTTGQPGAFFVDGPGGTGKTFLYNALYAEVRLMGKIVLPTATSGIAASNIPSGRTTHSRFKIPLDCDIFLACDIPKQGSLAALIQATSLIIWDEASMAKRQNAESLDLLLRDLCDADHLFGGKVVVFGGDFRQTLPILPRKSQREVVEASLVSSPLWPKLVKFRLTENIRAHTDPEFAEFLLSLGNRALQTKESEYIKMPDGLVSDLVDGAIPPIGDLSSIAFPEMGHDTFNSDIFTSRAIITPLNDDVDAINNELITKFPGNPVSYKSHDSMLDDNCTVYPAEFINKLSPGGMSPHDLILKENCPAITKESMYSFHESSCATPSITTLSNSKGISSL, from the exons ATGTACAATAATCTCTTTGCATTCAGCTCTATTGGTGGGAATACCAATGCATCAACACACAAAGGTATATACGTCTTTAAGCTACATGGTCAAATCTATCATAATGTACCTAATTTGCTTCCAAATGATGGTAAACCGAAATATCTCCAACTCTATTTTTACGATGGGCAACATGAAGCGCTTAACCGAACAGGTTGTTTTCCAGAAGTAAGGGCCGATATAGTTAATACCCTTATGCAAATAACCCAGACCAACCCATATGCTCGTTTTTTTCGGTCTCTTAGAGAATTGCCCGTAAATGAAAATACTCAGATATTGCTCAACAGGGACACTGTCTTAGACCAGCGTGTGTATAACGCACCAACATCTGACGAAGTCGCAGTAATATGGACTGAAAGTTCATCTTCTAGCGAATCTAATACACCTCACATAACTGTCACTGCCAAGAATAATGAATCCCACCGGATTATGCACTATTATGGGTGCTATGATCCTTTACAATACCCATTACTTTTCCCATCTGGGGAATGTGGGTGGGTGCAAGGCCTTAAGAAACTTGACCCAGAGTCGGGCCATGCAGAGGCCAGTTCGTCGGGCAGTGCAAGCTTAGATGCCACACAAACTGTTCAGAGCCTATTAGAAGATGAAATGAACC CGAATGTCGGGACAAGGGTAATTCTACCACCTACTTTTTTGGGTGGCCCTCGGGATATGAAAAAGAGATATCTCAATTCAATGGCACTTGTACAGAGGTACGGGAAGCCAGACCTATTCGTAACTATGACGTGTAATGCTAGCTGGCCTGAAATAAAGGCACAGCTAGCCCCCGGAGAAGAGGCACATAATCGTCCAGACTTAGTGGCGCGGGTTTTTCGGGCTAAGCTCTTGGACCTTAAAAAACAGATAGTGAACAAATGCATTTTTGGAGAGGTGGCTGCCTATGTATACGTAGTTGAATTCCAAAAAAGAGGGCTCCCTCATGTACACTTCCTAATCATTCTGAAGGATGGCTACAAGCTTAAATGCCCAGCTGATTATGACAAATTTGTGTCTGCTGAAATTCCGACAATGGATAACCCCTCCCTCCGGAAAACTGTTCTGCAGCACATGATGCACGGGCCTTGTGGCAACCTTAATCCTGATTGTGCATGCATGAAGCATTCAAAAACGCCTGGGAAGTGCAAATATGAATATCCTAAAACCTTCACGCCTGGCACTACAACTAATGTCGCAGGCTATCCTGAGTATAGAAGGCGAAACTCGAGCGAAACAGCGGTAATAAGAAAACACCGGCTTGACAATAGATGGGTCATACCTTATAATCCATATCTATTAACACTATTCGACTGCCACCTAAACGTAGAAGTTTGCTCCACAATGCATGCTGTGAAATATCTGTATAAATATATTTATAAGGGACACGACAGAATCTCTTTCAGTGTTACGGAAAATGACGGACCAAAAGCAGTTGATGAAATTTCACAATTCCAGTCAGGGCGATGGGTATCCCCCTGTGAAGCGGCTTGGCGAATATTTGGTTTTGATCTTTTTGAAACCCACCCAGCGGTAATGGCCCTACAGGTGCACCTGCCCAATATGCAGTCAATCCGCCTTAGGCCAACCGATAACCTAGCAGATGTTCTTGCCGATGACAAAAGAAGCCGCACACCCTTAACCGAGTTTTTCAAAAAAAGTTCTACCGAAGGCTGCCCCAAACGTTTGTATGGGGAATTTACAGAGCACTACCGTTGGGACACGGGGACCAAGTCCTGGATCGAAAGAAGGAACAAGGTAATTGTCATCGGTAAACTGGTTTTTATAGCGCCTGCTGAAGGAGAAAGGTACTTTCTAAGGTTGCTTCTGTTACACATCCGAGGCCCAACGTCATTTGAGGACCTAAAAACAGTGAACGGATACAAATGTGCAACATTCCAGGAAGCAGCACTACGACACAGACTGTTCGAACATGACAACGCTGCTGAATTATGTATGGCTGAAGCATGTGCTGTACAGATGCCAGTGGCATTACGTCGTCTTTTTTCGACACTGCTCATTTTCGCCGAACCAAAAGATCCGTCCTTGTTATGGGACACTCACTACGAGTCATTATCAGAAGACTACCGCTACAACTATCCGGGCCAACCACAAAAAGTTCGACAACTCACGGCCCGTTCAGTTGAACAGTATTTGGAAGCAATGGGCAAGTCACTATTAGCTTTCGGGCTCGACCATCTAGATACATGTACCGACAATGAATTGAGGCGTACCCGAGATATAATTGATGCGCTTGATGCACCGATACCCGACGAATGCACACGATGTAAGGCACTTCTAAATACAGCACAAAAAGAGGCGTTTGTCACAATTATGGACCATGTAACTACAGGTCAACCCGGTGCTTTCTTTGTCGATGGACCAGGCGGGACTGGAAAAACTTTCCTATACAATGCTCTTTATGCTGAGGTACGATTAATGGGTAAAATTGTCTTACCGACAGCAACATCAGGCATTGCTGCATCTAACATACCTTCTGGGCGAACAACACATTCCCGTTTCAAGATTCCACTAGACTGCGATATCTTTCTAGCTTGTGACATCCCTAAGCAGGGTAGCTTGGCGGCATTGATTCAGGCAACGAGCTTAATAATATGGGATGAAGCGTCAATGGCAAAGCGGCAGAATGCTGAATCTCTGGACCTACTCCTTAGGGATTTGTGTGATGCAGACCATCTTTTTGGGGGCAAAGTTGTAGTTTTTGGCGGCGATTTCCGACAAACACTGCCAATACTGCCACGGAAATCCCAGCGGGAAGTTGTTGAAGCTAGCTTGGTGAGCTCACCTCTGTGGCCAAAGTTAGTCAAATTTAGGCTGACCGAAAACATCCGAGCACATACCGACCCTGAGTTTGCAGAGTTCCTGCTTTCACTTGGAAACAGAGCATTACAAACTAAAGAATCTGAATATATCAAGATGCCAGATGGACTTGTCAGTGACCTGGTAGACGGTGCCATACCCCCTATCGGGGATCTGTCTTCAATCGCGTTTCCAGAGATGGGTCATGATACGTTTAATTCCGACATCTTTACGTCAAGAGCAATAATAACCCCGTTGAACGACGATGTGGATGCCATAAACAACGAGTTAATTACCAAATTCCCAGGCAACCCTGTCAGCTACAAAAGCCATGATTCAATGTTGGATGACAACTGCACAGTCTACCCTGCAGAATTCATCAACAAACTAAGTCCAGGTGGAATGAGCCCACACGACCTCATTCTGAAAGAAAATTGCCCA GCCATCACAAAGGAGAGCATGTATTCATTCCACGAATCAAGCTGCGCCACTCCATCGATAACTACCCTTTCCAATTCCAAAGGAATCAGTTCCCTTTAA